One Pseudorasbora parva isolate DD20220531a chromosome 8, ASM2467924v1, whole genome shotgun sequence DNA window includes the following coding sequences:
- the scg2a gene encoding LOW QUALITY PROTEIN: secretogranin-2a (The sequence of the model RefSeq protein was modified relative to this genomic sequence to represent the inferred CDS: inserted 2 bases in 1 codon; deleted 3 bases in 2 codons), which produces MSSSSRCCATGVFILPSLLLLPLFLSLVFGVEGATLREHRLSGTEPVAYGPASQIRPPPSAEMLRALRYIQSLSQRTPSDSLSDEQDQADDNMESIRSMLQLASPPMDRGMDEREDERDNTQELLQAVLKTLQQTEEHTVPQRVTATQPRYAIHPFPRPKQQLEVENYGRTSWANPESRTQHRQYPIMFEDDEDQEQPLKRTNENAEEQYTPQKLATLQSVFEELSGISTSKASSKRDDGEEDEDDDNDLYRQRKMALEDIMGTDEWAPMEEQIETEEEERERHGFNRDLEDDYQEEEEEDDDDDDVKRSNQSNWLQKGKEEDPEDIAKLMDYYLLQVLEKKEQEQQKRQEASRSEQENNREVEKKDVDEDEDNEEEEEEEERDIKPMHNTFPESLSQIIKISQKLRIPPEEVLDLLQNGKQEDLLRVPAKSRTPYATTHNAHKTFAAAPHRRPLETSEGNSLAQDILSILELVNAAQQNDKRPTQPNTSRYYERGTSKDDYDNTAGEEDELANYLASEMLAQGQRRARLTPLRDEDQPPYGNLERAVQDYFDKSAPEKRAAAHENADTGLDNNTMLKILRYLEPESNNTDEXDSEGKTVPEM; this is translated from the exons ATGTCGTCATCATCTAGATGCTGTGCAACAGGGGTGTTCATCCTCCCCTCACTCCTCCTTCTGCCCCTTTTTCTTTCTCTCGTTTTTGGAGTTGAAGGGGCCACACTAAGAGAGCATCGCCTAAGTGGAACTGAACCCGTAGCTTATGGACCTGCATCCCAGATCCGCCCTCCTCCGAGTGCTGAGATGCTCAGAGCTCTACGCTACATCCAGAGCCTCAGCCAGAGAACCCCATCTGATAGCCTTTCCGACGAGCAAGATCAAGCAGACGACAACATGGAGAGCATCCGTTCCATGCTACAACTGGCATCTCCA CCGATGGATAGAGGCATGGATGAGAGAGAGGATGAAAGGGACAACACTCAGGAGTTGCTTCAAGCCGTGCTTAAGACACTACAACAGACAGAGGAACACACGGTGCCCCAGAGGGTCACTGCAACACAACCTCGATACGCAATCCACCCCTTCCCAAGGCCAAAACAACAACTAGAGGTGGAGAACTATGGGAGGACCTCATGGGCCAATCCAGAGAGCCGGACACAACACAGGCAGTATCCAATTATGTTTGAGGATGATGAAGATCAAGAACAGCCGCTCAAACGGACCAACGAGAATGCTGAGGAACAGTACACACCCCAGAAACTGGCGACCCTTCAGTCTGTGTTTGAGGAACTGAGTGGAATCTCCACATCTAAGGCCAGCAGCAAACGGGATGATGGCGAagaagatgaagatgatgataaCGACTTGTACAGGCAGAGGAAGATGGCCTTGGAGGACATCATGGGAACAGACGAATGGGCACCTATGGAGGAGCAAATAGAGactgaagaagaagaaagagaAAGGCATGGTTTTAATCGTGACCTCGAGGATGATTaccaggaggaggaggaggaggacgatgatgatgatgatgtcaaaaGATCAAACCAATCCAACTGGCTCCAGAAAGGGAAAGAGGAGGACCCTGAGGACATCGCAAAGCTTATGGACTACTATCTTCTGCAAGTTCTTGAAAAGAAAGAGCAGGAGCAGCAGAAACGGCAAGAGGCCAGCAGGAGCGAGCAAGAAAACAACCGAGAGGTGGAGAAAAAAGATGTGGATGAAGACGAAGATaatgaggaggaagaggaggaggaagagagagaCATTAAGCCCATGCACAATACATTCCCTGAGTCTTTGTCCCAGATAATCAAAATCTCACAGAAGCTTCGGATCCCACCAGAGGAAGTTCTTGACCTTCTTCAAAACGGGAAGCAGGAGGATTTATTGAGAGTCCCGGCAAAGTCACGTACACCCTACGCAACCACTCACAACGCACACAAGACTTTCGCTGCAGCG CCTCACCGACGCCCGCTCGAGACATCGGAGGGGAACAGCCTCGCCCAGGACATCCTGAGCATCCTTGAGCTGGTAAATGCAGCACAGCAAAACGACAAACGACCAACGCAACCAAACACGTCGCGTTATTATGAGAGAGGAACCAGCAAGGATGATTATGACAACACCGCTGGCGAGGAAGACGAACTGGCCAATTACCTGGCTTCGGAAATGCTCGCACAGGGACAGAGGCGTGCACGTCTGACGCCCTTGCGTGACGAGGATCAACCCCCTTATGGAAATCTGGAACGTGCCGTCCAGGACTACTTCGATAAAAGCGCGCCAGAAAAAAGAGCTGCGGCGCACGAGAACGCAGACACCGGATTAGACAACAACACAATGCTGAAAATCCTGAGGTATCTGGAACCGGAGAGCAACAATACCGACGA AGACTCTGAGggaaaaacagtccctgaaatGTAG
- the ap1s3a gene encoding AP-1 complex subunit sigma-3a — MMRFLLLFSRQGKLRLQKWFTALSDRDKKKIIRDVTQTVLARPPKSCNFLQWRDLKIVYRRYASLYFCCGLEQEDNELLTLELLHRYVELLDQYFGNVCELDIIFNFEKAYFILDEFVIGGEVQETSKASVAKSMEEADSLQETMEEYINKPTY, encoded by the exons ATG ATGCGTTTCCTGCTGCTGTTCAGCCGTCAGGGGAAGCTACGGCTGCAGAAATGGTTCACGGCTCTCAGCGATCGTGACAAGAAGAAGATCATAAGAGACGTCACGCAAACGGTGCTGGCGCGGCCGCCAAAGTCCTGCAACTTCCTGCAGTGGAGGGATCTGAAGATCGTCTACagaag GTATGCGAGTCTGTATTTCTGCTGCGGTTTGGAACAAGAGGACAACGAGCTGCTCACGCTGGAGCTTCTGCACAGATACGTCGAGCTGCTCGATCAATACTTCGGCAAT GTGTGTGAATTAGACATCATTTTTAACTTTGAGAAGGCTTACTTTATCCTGGATGAGTTTGTCATTGGTGGAGAGGTGCAGGAAACATCCAAAGCGTCTGTGGCCAAATCGATGGAGGAGGCAGATTCTCTTCAGGAG ACAATGGAAGAGTATATTAACAAACCGACATACTGA